One Penaeus monodon isolate SGIC_2016 chromosome 42, NSTDA_Pmon_1, whole genome shotgun sequence genomic window, TAGTCCCAAACTcagtgcaataataaaaataataagtaacattttgttaatCCATTTtctaatattcaattttctgtaatacaacctgtgtCAGCTGTCATggtgggcaggaataggatcctcaGCAGGAGGAATCCTCAATGGAAATAATGtaaaagccccttcctaaataTCCACCGAGTCTAATTGCCCTCAAGGACTTTGCGCACTCATGGGGAGTCATTCCCACAACCCCagccttcagccaaaattctcGTGCAGTATGTTGCTGTCACCCAGGACCTGAGCCAATTTTTTCCATGGCAGCATGTTCACATCATCCACCTCTCAAGCCAAAAATTTTCAAGACCTGATGGTCATGGCATCCAGATCATAGAggttaagaagagaaagaagaagaaaacaaagaactaTCTTCtgtatcttagaaaaaaaaaaaaactttcagcaaGTCATCTCAAAAGTCCAAAGccacatcaacaataacaacaacaaaatttaagtTCACTTTCTTTCCCATTATAACAGAGATTGTGTGTTTTGCAACTATTTAGGTATGGTATTTCTTGATAATATTCTTCAGCTTACAAAGCAATATAAAACATTTCTTTATATCACTAACTGATTTCCATGGCCAGAACTTTTCAGTGGTTCTAAAACTTGTATGTTTTTATGGGGCAGGGGATTAGCATTACACCAAATTTACATTTCAATCAAGGTTACAAAAAATTGTACTTGAAAAAACATACACATCtcaataatcttttttatttctattatcatgtgTTTTCTAAGATCACAGTACTTTTGAAATCACTAATTTTCACACTGTTCACACAAGCCATTATCCATACTCTTTATGCCCTTAAATTCTTCTGTCATCTTCCACGACAAGATACAAACTTCCACTTTTTACTGCAATGATTTTGGCTTGCACAAACACCATTTCTAACCAACTATTTCTTGGCTGTCACTCTGAGTAACTTATTGGGTTCAGGCCTTAGCTCGCACTTGAAACAAAATCTGTAAATTAGGCTTATTTGAATGGAGACTTCCCCAGGTATGTGGCTTGTGGCCCAGTCCATCTGAACTCTCATGCAAGACAGCAAGACTGCTTGCCTCCTCTTCACAAtgctattatctctttttttgtagACAAGTTTTTAATGTTTCTGAGTTGTTTGTCATTAACCCATTCCCGATGGGTCACGTGTAAAGGCGTCATAACATACTGATTGGTCTGCAGGGTATGGCTGTACACACAGCAGCGCACCAGAGTGCTTGGAGCAGGAAGTTCCGCTTCATGTAGCAGACTCCCGCATGCAGTGTCTGGCTGTTGCaagaaatcaccagagtttattACACTCAGAGATTTCTGTTACCCATTGCCATCAGGTTAATAATGCTTCATCAAGAGGGTAATTGACTCTTTTTGTTGACCAGactccataatatatatcatattttcatataataacatTTCCATAATACTCCCTGCTTTGGCAATAATGACAGGCAGGAATAGGTTCCTACATGTGGACATAGTGTCCACATGTAGGAGATGGAGATCGTCCTTTCCCAAGTATGGCTTACAGATGATATGCAAAATCCTCATAAGCAGGTGGAAATCCTGCAGGAGCTTGTAAATGAGCCTCTTCCTGAAGACCTGCTAAATCAACCTGGCTAACTGCCAAATTTTTTCCATGATGAGTTATTTCTGTCACCCATCCAATAGCCTAATTTTTCTGACAAGAAGTCCACGTCATCCAGATCCAATGAAGTAGTGGGTAAATATCTTTCCCAAAATCTTGACTGGTCATACAATTATTACCTAGCAAATACATACAAGCTTTCATCAACCCTGTTATGCATTTGCAACCTATGCTTTTCCAGCTCAAAACCCATTACTCACCATGAGATCCTTTAGCTGACTAAGACGTGAGATGTAGGGAGTGAGGGTAGCATTGAGGTAGGTCATGATAGTGGGCTGGTCCTTGCCCACAGAGAGCACTCGGCTGATGATGGTCATGATTCGCTCTGTCTCAGCGCTGTCAAGTCGACTCTGCTCCAGTGCTCTCTGTTGAGGAAAGTAGAGTAAATTAGAAGGGGATTCTTGCATACAATTTCAATAGCTTCCTACAAGCACTTTCACTTTCAACATTTCTGAAACATTCTTTCAACAACTTCTCTCACAAGCATGAACAAAAAGCTGCTAATGCAGTCACTGAACAAAATGCATCACACAGCAGAGCAGCAATCTAACCTGACAGCTTGTCAAGATGGGTtgtgagaagggagagatggtgaGAGGGCACTCTAACGTAAGGTCCCTGAGGGCTTGGGAGGCAGCCCCAACGAGAGAGGCATTTACAAGTCCTTCCACCATGAGGGGAATGACATGGTGCATGTGATCTTGGTGGTAGTTCAGCCAATCTGCATATGCTCCTGTTGAAATTAGCATGCATTAATATAACTATGGACAGAGGACTTGTTTCATCAAGATGAGAGtatcattaatgaaaatgaaaatcaatcCATAACCATATATGCATAAACCTATTTAATACATATAAGCAGAGATTTGTGAAGAAAATTATCTTAAAATGCATTGGTAACCAACCTAGTGTTGTTAATGCCACAGATATTAGTTGAATATTATCAGAGAATGGTATCTGAGGTATACTCTGAATGAAGCGTGGCACATAAAAGTTATCTGTTTCAGCAACAGTTTCAGCTACAGAGGAGTATGCATGCAGGACTGCTTCCAAGTACCGCCAGTCAGTGGGGTCACTCTGCATTTTAACTACAGCATCCTTAAGATGAACTTCTAAATGACTCAGCATATCTCCTCgtaatacataatatgcatacatctgtaagaaagaaaaaaaaataacatgtaaaTACATAACACCCACTTCCATTATACATTTCAAATCCTTTGCTCTTTTCAATTATTTGCAACAACCTTGACTTCCTtctaatccctttttttataaccTAAAATactatttaacattttatttgtttaaaatccAGTTAGCCTGCAACAAAATCATAACAAATTCAAGCTACATTTACTTATCCTCTTGGTACATATATCAAACCCCCTTGTTAATCCTAATAtgtttccatatatttatatttagattaaCATCTAAAAAAACATCTATCTGCTCTTCCACCACTCACATAGGTATCACAGATGTCTTGTCTGTAACAACGGAACATTCCTTCTCCTCTGCAGACAAAGCATTATCTGGAGGCAGCAGGGATTTCTGGATGAAGGTATCCACCAATTTCAGGTACACTGGCTGGAAGAGCTGAAGCAATTCTGCCTGCTGCTCTCCCTCAAATGTCATAATATCATCCTGAAATTAATCACACCTAATCAATACTGGAACACAGTTTCCAAACACGtaaattatttcagaaaaacATATCATCTTCATATATGTAAAATGCATTATAGAAAAGCAAATCCGATCATTTGCATCAAATCCTGCACTTACCTGAATGGTAAACCAAACAGCGAAGGGAATGTTAGAGGTAGTCTCGTCGGTAGGGTACTGGCCAGGGGTAGCCGCACACTGGAGTAAAAGTGCAACTACCTGCACCACCGTTGCCTGGTGCTCTGCTTGAAGGGCACATTGTAGCAATAGCCGTGAATGGCATTCAACTACAGAGGTAAACAAACTGTACACCAATGATGCTGTATTCTGAAAATGAAGCACCATATTCTGTAGTGGAGTACTACAATAGCTTAAAAGACACTCATATATCCATTCTAGTTACTAACATTTAATCATCATATTAGGAAAGTATttccatagaaaaaaacaaacaaacgtataaTCTGGTAAGTTTTACCTCATCATTTGCATGCTGAGCCTCCTCCAGCACAGGCCTCAACCGTAACATCTGTGTGACAAAGTCCATCACTGTGTTGGGGATGTTATAAGTACCAACATCAGTGACTGCAGTTCTTAGTGCTTCCATTACAGGctgaaatgatttttaaaatattaatcttCAGTAATCTAATACCATTATATCTTTGGGGACATCAATTAAGACAGAAATATTTCTGAAGATCACATCCAAAAGACTTACTTCACACAAGAGAGCGTAATTGGAGTAAGGTATTAATGCCACAAGTAGGTCTCTGGTCTCAGAGAGTGGCAAGGAGAGCTTGAGCCACGCATTCAAAGTCTTGAGCACTACTTCCTTTATCACATTGCTGATCTGTCCAGCTTGCATCACTTGGGAGATCAAACTCAGCActgcatgcaaaaaaaaaaaaaattcaaatgtagAAAGGAAAGATGCTGACTGTTGATcataaacttaatataacaagACACATCTCATAATACAACTTTGATACAGGAAAAAAATTAGTACTACCGACACCACAATATTAACGATAAAAACTGATGTTATAACTATAATCATTTTGTATACCATCAATTCATATAGACATCAACCAAAttgtaaagtaaaagaaaaggaaaaagcaaaatacaaaataagagaaGCAAACTCAAAATTAAAGTCTACAcacagaggaggagaaagtgatgGCACACGTACCTGACTGATGGCTATTTCTAACAGCTGCTGTTATTACCTGCTTGTCTTTACTATTGATACTCATTGCTTCTTGCATAGTTTCCAACTGAAAGtcaagaggaaatatatatacagtacaagaCAAGactgaaatatgaataaaaaataaacaacttaaGCAACTGGGAACAATACACAATAAACAGGTCTCACAAAAAGTTGTCACTTCACAGTttcacaataaacaaataaacttaaaaaagatGGCACATACCTCCTCAGGTATTATAGTAAGTATACTAAATAGAAGATTCAGTGCTGTGGAAGGTTCGATGCCTGGCACCGTTCCTGGGTCGAACATGGTAATAATGTCCTGTATGGCAGTAGTCCAATCATGCTGGATTGTGTGGATGACATATGCCCCTAActgtaaatagacaaataaattggtcacttagcataaaaaaaaaatgtcctttttaaGTAAGTATGAATATAACCATGTGTACAATCACTGATCAATATATCAGTGACTGAAACAGCAAACAATAGCCTATAAAGCAGTAATATTCAaactaaaaatctaaaaattgtaTAGAAAATAAGcaacaaataagaaaagaagtaCGAATAAGATTACTTACAGATTTGACTAATCTATTTAGAACGACTTTAGAATTGCTATACTGCGCTATAAGGTTAAGGATCTTGATTTTAAGGGGTTCATATTCTTCCTTAGGGACTTCATGCCAATATCTCGACACCTTCATGTATACTGTGTTTCCTGCAAAGAACTGCACTTCTTCCGGCTGAAATGAGACAAAGGTAATCACatacaaataaagtaaattataaatGAAACATAAGGTGACTTACATTAAAGGATAACATTTACCTAACCATAAATCTAAACATCTATATACTGTACTGCAATAACTCAAGTCTGACAAAGGCCTTATAAAACAGATCAATCAAACAAAAACcatcagtcaaagcaaaatcgCTTGCCTCACGCTCCATAAATTAGACTCTCCAGTGTCAAGCCTAGGTCTCCTTACCTTCCTGGGGTCTAGAAGAGGCCACGCAAAGGTCCAGGAGTGGCGGGAGTGCTGGGCCTGCATGAGCCATGTGTTAAGGCCACTCTTGGCAACTGGGTCCCGGTAGAACTCCACCACCGCCTGCTCCACCTGCTCCGCTGACACCTCCATCTTGTTACTGCAAGGACAGAGGAAAAGTTACCATTTGCATTGTTCAGGAAAAtacatgagagagggagggagggagggagggagggagggagggagggagggagggagagagagagagagagagagagagagaaagagagagaaagaggaagagaatgagagagaagagaggagaggagaggagaggagaggagaggagaggagaggagaggagaggagagagatggagggagggagggagggagggagggagggagagagagagagagagagagagagagagagagaagagagagagagagagagagagagagaggagagagagagagagacagacagacagacagacagacagacagacagagacagagacgaagacagaagacaacagggcagacagacaagacagacagacagacagacagaaaacagacagaacagagaggagagagagagagagaggggaggagagagaggagaggagagagagagagagaggagagagagagagagagaggagagagagagagagagagagggagagagggagaggagagagaggggagagaagagagagaggagagagagagagaagaggagagaagagagagagaggagaggagagagaggagaggagtgggagagagagtgagagagagaaagtgagagtgagagagaaagtgagagtaagagagagagagagagagagagagagagagaaggagagagagagagagagagagagagagagagaatacaaaaataagaaataaaaaataaacaagcatcTCTTAGGTAGTCATAAAACAAATATTCATGAACAGACATGAACAGCATTAGTATACAAATACAGTTAAGACTACATATTATGGCAGATATGTCATTTATGagacatataaatacactataaatatcaatataaaaaaaaaaatgtctgaataagaaaaatgaacaagaatAGTCTCATTTCAACAaactaaaaagggaaatgggTGCCTCGTGATGCTAAACATTCATTAACCTTTAAATTGTAAGTGATCACTCCACTTAATTGCTGATGGATTCCAAGCTCGATCAACAATAGCTGTTTAAAATTTCCCACTAGGGAAAGGGAAAGC contains:
- the LOC119599376 gene encoding LOW QUALITY PROTEIN: importin-13-like (The sequence of the model RefSeq protein was modified relative to this genomic sequence to represent the inferred CDS: inserted 1 base in 1 codon; added 590 bases not found in genome assembly), translating into MSLLQKLDCAPQFVAAAPSLRRYHMGTSNKMEVSAEQVEQAVVEFYRDPVAKSGLNTWLMQAQHSRHSWTFAWPLLDPRKPEEVQFFAGNTVYMKVSRYWHEVPKEEYEPLKIKILNLIAQYSNSKVVLNRLVKSLGAYVIHTIQHDWTTAIQDIITMFDPGTVPGIEPSTALNLLFSILTIIPEELETMQEAMSINSKDKQVITAAVRNSHQSVLSLISQVMQAGQISNVIKEVVLKTLNAWLKLSLPLSETRDLLVALIPYSNYALLCEPVMEALRTAVTDVGTYNIPNTVMDFVTQMLRLRPVLEEAQHANDENTASLVYSLFTSVVECHSRLLLQCALQAEHQATVVQVVALLLQCAATPGQYPTDETTSNIPFAVWFTIQDDIMTFEGEQQAELLQLFQPVYLKLVDTFIQKSLLPPDNALSAEEKEXFRCYRQDICDTYMYAYYVLRGDMLSHLEVHLKDAVVKMQSDPTDWRYLEAVLHAYSSVAETVAETDNFYVPRFIQSIPQIPFSDNIQLISVALTTLGAYADWLNYHQDHMHHVIPLMVEGLVNASLVGAASQALRDLTLECPLTISPFSQPILTSCQRALEQSRLDSAETERIMTIISRVLSVGKDQPTIMTYLNATLTPYISRLSQLKDLMGSGLSREQHNELVSLLKLLSCMSRHLNLNNTAVEEDDDEDGTTRRHSQAVSGGPQPLLLVLQQLMPLLSAIASKASTDQEVIEALCKLLKNSISTLVDDCVAILPAILEIIPQLYEASLNPAILDLVKQLVILFGREGSQEANMGVLLRMVTTTTLSRASTDLWAHTDAVHGCLTLLTASFKKTPNLVSAHHNHVAPLFHLGVEALKLPEEGTVRSAGHFLSSFILLSRDASIGCLQPVVAHNTETLLRTLMFCICNSPRHSLSSFSDVLSALCKMYGDDLTRTFKTVQADESFLSPRVTAQHKEEFAKKVLKNRGSKRRILEAVTDLALIGRGLAGTDYGAQTRGFH